GAACATGCGCAGTGACCTCCTCCCGCTCCCTTTAGAAAGAGCCCGGGCAGCCTCGGCGCGCTGCTGATTCCTCCTCGCGCCGCATCAGCAGCGTCTCGCGACCAGTCAGTACTGGCGCGGCTGCAGGAAAAGGCTGAGCTTCTCCGCAGAGACCCTGGTGTAACGTGCAGCAAAGCGACAAATTGACAGGGCTTCTCAGATGGGCAAGGACtgcgctgcttaaaaaaaaaaccctgaacGATGCACCACAGTAACCGACAGAAGGaataaattgtaatttttttttaaacaagaaaaagtctgtttaataattttttttactgttaattaaaaaaaatgactAAAAACGCGGAAGGATCGAGGGAGGACCTGTCTAAAATTTCGGACGAAGAGCTGATGAAGTGGAGCAAGGAGGAGCTGGTGAGGAGACTTCGAAGAACCGATGCCGAGAAGATGACGGTCATGATCGATCACAGCAACCTGATCAAAGAAGTGAACCGGCGGCTGCAGGTGCATCTGACCGAGATCCGGGGGCTCAAAGACGTGAACCAGAAACTGCAGGAGGACAACCAGGAGCTCAGGGACCTCTGCTGCTTCTTGGACGACGAcaggcagaaagggaagaaggTGTCCCGGGAATGGCAGCGGCTGGGCAGGTACACTGCGGGAGTGATGCGCAAAGAAGTTGCCTTGTATTTGCAAAaaatgaaggagctggaggtgaagcaggatgaggtggtgaaggagaatTTGGAGCTGAAGGAGATGTGCTTGATGCTGGATGAGGACAAGAACGCTGGCGCCGGCAGTAGGACTTCCATAGACAGTCAATCCAGTCTCCTCCACCTGAATGCCACAAGTGGTTTGAGGGACGTTGGGGATGGGAGCAGCACCTCCAGCACGGGTAGCACAGACAGCCCTGACCATCACAAGCAGTTAGCAGGAGGTAGCCCAGAGCACCTCCAGAAACACCGGGCTGCTAGTGGGGGCAGTCCCGAGCATCTCCAAAAGCACCGAGGTGGCAGCCCCGAGCATCAGAAGCACATCATAAGCACCGGCAGCCCTGAGCTTCTGCCAAAGCACATGAGCGGGAGCCCCGAGCATCTCCAGAAACACATGATCAGCTCGAGCCCCGAGCATCAAAAGCACATGATGATTGGCAGTCCGACTCCCGAGCATCTGCAGCAGCACAGAGGTGGCAGCCCCGAGCGCCTTAAACAACATTACGGAGGCAGTCCCGAGCATCTTAAACACCTGGGCGGCAGCAGCAGGGAAGGAACTCTGCGGAGACCATCGGCAGCAGCTGCAGACGAGCTTTCGCCTCATCACAGAAGTGTATACAATGGGATGAATGGTGGGTTGGTAGACCTACTGAAACCACAGGTGTTTTTGCAGAGACTACAAGCACATAGCCACAATATCTGATTTACGTTTGGGTTAATGCATTGATTTCAGTGCATTAATAGAATGCGTTGTCTAGCCACATGCAGCAATAACGCATGTGTTCAATAATGACATGAAACTTACTGATGCATGTTCGTTTGCTTGTGCATCATAGCTATCTTTTATGGTTTTGTAATACCTacaaattgttaattttaaaattagccAATAGTCCAATTTGCAGGTCTTTTATTGTAACACTACAATTTATGCATGAAATCAATGCATTTACATTACAGTATATAAAACAACATAATTCTTACTTTAGACCAAAAATACGTTTTCAGAGAGTACTAAACCCACAAAAGAGTAGCGTTTTTTGTTAGTGAAGTTTCATGAGATTCTTGTTTAAAATTGAGCTGCACAGGTTATTTAATGCACTCTTAATAAATGACAACCATTTATTCTCCGCCTAGAGGAATAATTTCCATTGCACGACAAATTGATGCCCCTCATGTGTAGTACAGTACATCAGTCTGACAGGGTGTACATTGTATAAATGTATTTATGTACCCATTTGTCTgataaaatacatttaaaatctTTTCCGTATCAACATATTAGGTAAATAGTATACAGTCTGTCTTCAGTAGAAATATCTAAGTGTGACCCTAATGGTGGGTTTTTAGGCCTTTGGTGCTGTGTATATAATTAAAGTCCATTAGGATTAAAGACTTCATATTGTTTTTGTAATAACGAAAGCTACTTATTAGATTACTTGCAATTAGTTGAATTGCAGATCATTTAGGAAAAAATGGATTTTATTCCTTGAAATGGTTTGTGCCTTTCTGCATAAAATATATAAAACGAACCCCATCATATTGACACAAATATCTGAGTTTCATATTTGAGCCTTATTCAATTGTACATACTGTTATATAAAATTCTTTTTAGTTGTAAATGCATTTTATAGACTTGACTCAAGCTGGATTTTGTAGTTTACTGGAATTGAAGGGGAAACCCTAAAATTTCAACAATTTCTAGCATCTGGGttaggcaaatgaaatttaatgaatGTACTTGCATAGTATTAAGCCTCCAAAACAAGCTCTGTCTATTTCGTGCTTAATGTTGTAccactgatttttaaaaaggtaataCCAGGTTTAATTGATATGTTTTTCATTTTGTTAATTAATCTAACATAAGGTATCCTAATTATTTGTAATTTTCCAGAACGTTTATTTCTGTTACAGTTATTGTTTTCGTGACTATGATCTTAAGGGAAGAAATTAAAGGAACTGCAAAGTTTGACACCAGTGTACAATTGGAAGATCAAAGCAGTGAGTCAGAGAGGTTTGGGGGTCAAGAGTTTTGTGACTGCTTAGATGAGCTAACTGGAATCAACAAGCTGCTTTTGGTATCAATTGAAATTCAGGTTGGTTTCAGAAGCCAAGCCATAGATTGTTGATTTGGTGCCAAGCCATTAACCTTGGACACCTGTAGTAGGATCTTTAAGTTTTTTTGGATTTCTCCATGTCAGTGCTTAACATTGGATTGGGTAGCACACTGGGTAAGAACATTGTCCTCTCATTTCAGAGATCTGGGTCTGAATCCAGCCCAAACTCTTAACAGCTATAAGATTTCCAAGTAAAATGGATTTAATTAGTTTCAGTTCATTCCCAAATAGGTGTGAATCCACAGCATAAAACTAtccatattttaaaattaatttatcaGTATTATTAAAAAATGCTACAATGATGTGCTTGTCTGAGGTCAGGATTAAGCTATGTTATTGGGAGCAGTATTGTAAAATCTTTACTCTGCATGTAAGCCACACTGTTGATGATCTGTCTTGATGCTAACTCATCGAGCAATGGCAAAAACATTTTCAGTTCCTCATTAAGCACAAAACAATTAAATTGTTTGCTCCAGTTTTGGAAGTGGGATGCCCAGAATAAATCAAATTGGTATGAAACAGTGAATCTGTGTAAAGACTTTGCTGTCACTTTGCAATTCAAACTGTTATCTGCTTGGCTGTAGCATGGTCCTTTATGCCAAATACACAGATGTGTAAAGGGAGAGTCACTCAAGGCTGAGGGGCTTGGGAATGTGGGTTCACTGATATTGTTATAAAGGCTATGGGATGACGGGTCTGACTAGTAGTGCTTTTATGGCAAGATGTATGTGGAACAGAATCCACATAGAGGACTGAGAGTTGGAAACTGCAAGTCAAACAGGTCA
The DNA window shown above is from Heptranchias perlo isolate sHepPer1 chromosome 8, sHepPer1.hap1, whole genome shotgun sequence and carries:
- the ccdc85a gene encoding coiled-coil domain-containing protein 85A, encoding MTKNAEGSREDLSKISDEELMKWSKEELVRRLRRTDAEKMTVMIDHSNLIKEVNRRLQVHLTEIRGLKDVNQKLQEDNQELRDLCCFLDDDRQKGKKVSREWQRLGRYTAGVMRKEVALYLQKMKELEVKQDEVVKENLELKEMCLMLDEDKNAGAGSRTSIDSQSSLLHLNATSGLRDVGDGSSTSSTGSTDSPDHHKQLAGGSPEHLQKHRAASGGSPEHLQKHRGGSPEHQKHIISTGSPELLPKHMSGSPEHLQKHMISSSPEHQKHMMIGSPTPEHLQQHRGGSPERLKQHYGGSPEHLKHLGGSSREGTLRRPSAAAADELSPHHRSVYNGMNGGLVDLLKPQVFLQRLQAHSHNI